In Pseudomonas sp. DNDY-54, a genomic segment contains:
- a CDS encoding ABC transporter substrate-binding protein, with protein MFENKNNTRHGMALTALLTLSGLAGTAWADAYEDAAKKWIESEFSPSTLSPEQQMEELRWFIKAAEPFRGMEINVASETITTHEYESKTLARAFSEITGIKLRHDLMQEGDVVEKLQTQMQSGKNIYDGYINDSDLIGTHFRYGKAVAISDMIEGEAKDYTLPTLDLDDFIGISFTTGPDGKIYQLPVQQFANLYWFRADWFERPELKQQFKERYGYELGVPVNWSAYEDIAEFFSKHVKEIDGQRVYGHMDYGKKDPSLGWRFTDAWFSMAGAGDKGLPNGLPVDEWGIRVEDCHPVGSSVARGGATNGPAAVYATQKYVDWMREYAPREAQGMTFSESGPVPAQGNIAQQIFWYTAFTADMTKPGLPVVNEDGTPKWRMAPSPKGPYWEEGMKLGYQDAGSWTFLDSTPDERRLAAWLYAQFTVSKTVSLKKTLVGLTPIRESDINSDAMTEAAPKLGGLVEFYRSPARVQWTPTGTNVPDYPRLAQLWWQYIAEAASGDKTPQEALDGLAEAQDTMMARLERAKVQPKCGPKLNEPRDPEYWLSQPGSPKPKLENEKPQGETVSYDELIKSWEQER; from the coding sequence ATGTTCGAGAATAAAAACAACACCCGACATGGCATGGCGCTCACAGCCTTGCTGACGTTGTCCGGCTTGGCAGGAACGGCATGGGCTGATGCCTACGAAGACGCCGCAAAGAAATGGATCGAGTCGGAATTCAGTCCCTCAACGCTGTCCCCGGAGCAGCAGATGGAGGAGTTGCGCTGGTTTATCAAGGCTGCTGAGCCGTTCCGCGGGATGGAGATCAATGTCGCATCCGAAACCATCACCACCCACGAGTATGAATCGAAGACGCTTGCTCGGGCGTTCAGTGAGATCACCGGCATCAAGCTGCGGCATGACCTGATGCAGGAAGGCGATGTCGTCGAGAAGCTGCAAACGCAGATGCAATCCGGCAAGAACATCTATGACGGCTACATCAATGACTCGGATCTGATCGGCACGCATTTTCGTTATGGAAAAGCGGTTGCGATCAGCGACATGATCGAAGGCGAAGCCAAGGATTACACGCTGCCGACACTCGATCTGGATGACTTCATCGGGATCTCCTTCACCACGGGGCCTGACGGCAAGATCTATCAGCTGCCCGTACAGCAGTTCGCCAACCTCTACTGGTTTCGCGCCGACTGGTTTGAACGCCCAGAGCTGAAACAGCAATTCAAAGAGCGTTACGGCTACGAGCTTGGCGTGCCGGTGAACTGGTCCGCTTATGAAGACATCGCCGAGTTCTTCAGCAAGCACGTGAAAGAAATAGATGGCCAACGCGTCTACGGCCACATGGACTATGGCAAGAAGGACCCTTCGCTCGGCTGGCGTTTCACCGATGCCTGGTTTTCCATGGCCGGCGCGGGAGACAAGGGGCTGCCAAACGGTTTGCCGGTTGACGAGTGGGGCATCCGTGTCGAGGACTGCCATCCGGTGGGTTCAAGCGTCGCCCGCGGTGGCGCCACCAATGGTCCTGCCGCGGTTTACGCCACTCAGAAGTACGTCGATTGGATGCGCGAATATGCACCCCGTGAGGCGCAGGGCATGACGTTCTCCGAGTCAGGCCCGGTTCCCGCTCAGGGCAACATTGCACAGCAGATCTTCTGGTACACCGCCTTTACTGCCGACATGACCAAGCCGGGCCTGCCGGTCGTCAATGAGGACGGCACGCCGAAGTGGCGGATGGCACCGTCCCCTAAGGGGCCGTACTGGGAAGAGGGCATGAAGCTCGGCTATCAGGACGCGGGCTCTTGGACGTTTCTCGATTCAACCCCAGACGAGCGCCGCTTGGCCGCCTGGCTATACGCTCAGTTCACTGTCTCCAAGACTGTTTCGCTGAAGAAGACTCTGGTGGGGCTGACACCTATCCGAGAGTCGGATATCAACTCGGATGCGATGACCGAGGCAGCACCAAAGCTGGGCGGTCTGGTGGAGTTCTATCGCAGCCCTGCGCGAGTGCAATGGACACCAACCGGAACCAACGTTCCGGATTACCCGCGCCTCGCGCAACTCTGGTGGCAATACATCGCCGAAGCAGCGAGCGGTGACAAGACGCCTCAGGAAGCGCTGGACGGCCTTGCCGAAGCGCAAGACACCATGATGGCGCGTCTGGAGCGCGCCAAGGTGCAACCCAAGTGCGGGCCGAAGCTGAATGAGCCACGTGACCCGGAATACTGGCTGAGCCAGCCTGGCTCGCCCAAGCCCAAGCTGGAAAACGAAAAGCCTCAGGGCGAGACGGTCAGTTATGACGAACTGATCAAGTCCTGGGAGCAGGAGCGGTAA
- a CDS encoding DUF2160 domain-containing protein produces the protein MNWMAWTTPTAAFFAVIGVMLALMSAWELRRPCAPRKGLLPIVTTRGDRLFIGLLGSAYWHLLLIGLTDWSIWIATALSLVWLFAVMRWG, from the coding sequence ATGAACTGGATGGCCTGGACGACCCCTACGGCGGCTTTTTTTGCGGTGATTGGCGTGATGCTGGCACTTATGAGCGCATGGGAGCTAAGACGTCCCTGCGCGCCTCGAAAAGGCCTTTTACCCATCGTCACCACTCGGGGCGATCGATTGTTCATTGGACTTCTGGGCAGCGCCTATTGGCATCTCCTGCTGATAGGCCTGACCGACTGGAGCATCTGGATAGCGACCGCGCTATCTCTCGTCTGGTTGTTTGCAGTGATGCGCTGGGGTTGA
- a CDS encoding carbohydrate ABC transporter permease: MNLRKRVVLILYIAFLMVPIYWLINMSFKSNTEILGGLTLWPRDLTFDNYKVIFTDRSWYSGYINSLYYVCLNTIISLTVALPAAYAFSRFRFLGDKHLFFWLLTNRMAPPAVFLLPFFQLYSSIGLFDTHIAVALAHCLFNVPLAVWILEGFMSGVPKEIDETAYIDGYSFPKFFVKIFIPLIGSGIGVTAFFCFMFSWVELLLARTLTSVDAKPIVSVMTRTVSASGIDWGVLAAAGVLTILPGMLVIWFVRNHVAKGFALGRV; this comes from the coding sequence ATGAACCTGCGCAAGCGAGTCGTACTGATCCTCTACATCGCGTTCCTGATGGTGCCGATCTACTGGCTCATCAATATGTCGTTCAAGAGCAATACTGAAATTCTTGGAGGGCTGACGCTATGGCCTCGGGACCTCACGTTTGACAATTACAAGGTGATCTTTACCGACCGCAGCTGGTATAGCGGCTATATCAACTCGCTGTACTACGTGTGCTTGAACACCATCATCTCGCTGACCGTGGCATTGCCTGCCGCATACGCCTTTTCCCGCTTCCGTTTTCTCGGCGACAAACACCTGTTTTTCTGGCTGCTAACCAACCGGATGGCCCCGCCTGCCGTTTTTCTGCTGCCGTTTTTTCAGCTGTATTCGTCGATCGGACTTTTCGACACGCACATTGCGGTGGCATTGGCGCATTGCCTGTTCAACGTGCCGCTCGCGGTATGGATTCTGGAAGGCTTCATGTCCGGCGTACCCAAGGAAATCGACGAGACGGCGTACATCGACGGCTACAGTTTTCCCAAGTTCTTCGTGAAGATTTTCATCCCGCTGATTGGTTCGGGCATCGGCGTGACAGCCTTCTTCTGCTTCATGTTTTCCTGGGTCGAGCTCCTGCTGGCACGCACGCTGACGTCGGTGGATGCAAAACCCATCGTTTCAGTAATGACGCGCACCGTGTCCGCTTCCGGCATTGACTGGGGCGTCCTGGCGGCTGCCGGCGTGCTGACTATTCTTCCGGGCATGCTGGTGATCTGGTTCGTCCGCAATCACGTCGCCAAGGGCTTCGCCCTGGGCCGGGTATAG
- a CDS encoding carbohydrate ABC transporter permease, with protein sequence MTKVQNNRAWWLVLPVFLLVAFSAILPMMTVVNYSVQDIFDSSTRFFVGADWYRQILHDPRLHDSLLRQFIFSGSVLLIEIPLGIAVALTMPTRGRWASLCLIVMAIPLLIPWNVVGTIWQIFGRADIGLLGWSLRELGVDYNYASNTRDAWVTVLVMDVWHWTSLVALLCYSGLRAIPDAYYQAARIDRASSWAVFRYIQLPKLKSVLLIAVMLRFMDSFMIYTEPFVLTGGGPGNATTFLSQTLTKMAVGQFDLGPAAAFSLIYFLIILLVSWLFYTAMTHGDQK encoded by the coding sequence ATGACTAAAGTTCAGAACAATCGTGCCTGGTGGCTCGTACTGCCCGTGTTCCTGCTGGTCGCCTTCAGCGCCATCCTGCCGATGATGACCGTGGTGAACTACTCGGTGCAGGATATTTTCGATTCCTCGACACGCTTCTTCGTGGGCGCTGACTGGTATCGGCAAATCCTTCACGATCCCCGCCTGCACGACTCTCTTCTGCGTCAGTTCATCTTTTCGGGGAGTGTGTTGCTGATCGAGATCCCGCTCGGGATCGCGGTCGCGCTAACGATGCCGACTCGAGGGCGCTGGGCCTCGTTGTGCCTGATCGTGATGGCGATTCCCTTATTGATCCCGTGGAATGTGGTCGGGACGATCTGGCAGATTTTCGGGCGCGCCGACATCGGCCTGCTGGGCTGGAGCTTGCGAGAGCTTGGCGTTGACTACAACTACGCCTCCAACACTCGGGACGCCTGGGTAACGGTGCTGGTGATGGACGTCTGGCATTGGACGTCCCTGGTCGCATTGCTCTGTTACTCGGGCCTGCGCGCCATTCCCGATGCCTATTACCAGGCCGCCCGCATCGACAGGGCTTCGAGCTGGGCGGTGTTCCGCTACATCCAGCTGCCCAAGCTCAAGAGCGTCCTTCTGATCGCCGTGATGTTGCGCTTCATGGACAGCTTCATGATCTACACCGAGCCGTTCGTACTCACCGGCGGCGGGCCGGGCAATGCCACCACCTTCCTTAGCCAGACGCTGACGAAAATGGCGGTAGGCCAGTTCGATCTGGGCCCGGCGGCGGCGTTCTCGTTGATCTACTTCCTGATCATTTTGCTGGTGTCATGGCTGTTCTACACGGCCATGACCCATGGCGACCAGAAATGA
- a CDS encoding ABC transporter ATP-binding protein encodes MAEIRLQNLAHSYSEQPRGAADYAIREMDHVWEQGGAYALLGPSGCGKSTLLNIISGLLSPSEGQVLFDTREVNRLTPEQRNIAQVFQFPVVYDTMTVFDNLAFPLRNQGVPEARVTSKVHEIAEVLDLHPLLKRKARNLTADEKQKVSMGRGLVRDDVSAILFDEPLTVIDPHLKWKLRRKLKQIHEQFNITMIYVTHDQLEASTFADKIAVMHGGQIVQFGTPRELFERPQHTFVGFFVGSPGMNLIDVRAEEGGVGFGDLHLQLSGAQAARLPDLTASRLQVGIRPEFVQVTNEATAGGMQAEVVRVEDLGTFKILTLRLQGHLLKARLPEDQAVPRELAWVTFPAQWLMLYADDRLVEDRP; translated from the coding sequence ATGGCAGAGATTCGCTTGCAGAACCTGGCCCATAGTTACAGCGAGCAACCACGTGGGGCGGCAGACTATGCCATCCGTGAGATGGATCATGTGTGGGAGCAGGGCGGTGCTTATGCGCTGCTTGGTCCGTCCGGCTGCGGTAAGTCGACCTTGCTCAACATCATCTCAGGCTTGCTGAGCCCATCCGAAGGTCAGGTGCTGTTCGATACGCGCGAAGTGAATCGGCTGACGCCCGAGCAGCGCAACATTGCGCAGGTTTTCCAGTTCCCGGTCGTGTACGACACCATGACCGTCTTCGACAATTTGGCCTTTCCCTTGCGCAACCAGGGCGTGCCGGAAGCGCGAGTCACCAGCAAGGTGCACGAGATTGCCGAGGTGCTCGACCTGCACCCGCTGCTCAAGCGCAAAGCCCGTAATCTGACCGCGGATGAGAAGCAGAAGGTCTCCATGGGGCGCGGGCTGGTAAGGGATGACGTCTCGGCCATCCTTTTCGACGAGCCGCTCACGGTCATCGATCCACACCTGAAGTGGAAGTTGCGGCGCAAGCTCAAGCAGATCCACGAACAATTCAACATCACGATGATCTACGTCACCCACGATCAGCTGGAGGCCTCGACCTTCGCCGATAAGATCGCCGTGATGCATGGTGGGCAGATCGTCCAGTTCGGTACGCCTCGCGAGCTGTTCGAGCGACCACAGCACACCTTTGTCGGTTTTTTCGTCGGTAGCCCGGGAATGAACCTCATCGACGTGCGGGCCGAGGAGGGCGGCGTAGGCTTTGGCGATCTGCACCTTCAGCTCTCAGGCGCGCAGGCGGCTCGGTTGCCCGACCTGACAGCGAGCCGCTTGCAAGTCGGTATCCGTCCAGAGTTCGTCCAGGTAACCAACGAAGCCACGGCCGGCGGAATGCAGGCCGAGGTGGTGCGGGTGGAGGACCTCGGGACGTTCAAGATCCTGACGCTACGCTTGCAAGGCCACCTGCTGAAGGCGCGCCTGCCGGAGGATCAGGCGGTGCCAAGGGAGCTGGCGTGGGTCACGTTCCCGGCTCAGTGGCTGATGCTGTACGCCGATGATCGGCTGGTGGAGGACCGGCCATGA
- a CDS encoding ABC transporter ATP-binding protein, translated as MSLTLEHVTKTVDGQLHIADASLSFEPGSFNVLIGRTLSGKTSLMRLMAGLDRPTKGRILMNGADVTGVPVRKRNVSMVYQQFINYPTLTVFENIASPLRQAGVGKTDIERKVRETAEMLHIEGFLQRHPLELSGGQQQRTAMARALVKDADLVLFDEPLVNLDYKLREELRQEMRELFKTRRSIAVYATTEPNEALALGGTATVLHEGRVIQSGPTSEVYHQPSQMLSAELFSEPPINLLPGRIGPNEVSFQDSLHFPLNADLRTLSEGDYQFGIRPSHIGLVPSNDDDLEVSGIVELAEISGSETFLHVRNDHFSLVLHLQGLHDYAVDSPIRVYVPTHKLFVFDATGQLAQAPARRV; from the coding sequence ATGTCCCTCACGCTAGAGCACGTCACCAAGACCGTAGACGGCCAACTGCATATCGCTGATGCGAGCCTGAGTTTCGAACCAGGCTCATTCAACGTGCTGATCGGCCGGACCCTGTCCGGCAAGACGTCGCTGATGCGGCTCATGGCCGGCCTCGACAGGCCGACCAAGGGGCGAATTCTCATGAATGGCGCGGATGTCACCGGCGTACCGGTGCGCAAGCGCAACGTGTCAATGGTCTATCAGCAGTTCATCAACTACCCAACGCTGACGGTCTTTGAAAATATTGCCTCGCCGCTGCGGCAGGCTGGCGTGGGCAAGACGGATATTGAGCGCAAGGTCCGAGAAACCGCCGAGATGCTGCACATCGAAGGGTTCCTTCAGCGGCATCCATTGGAGCTATCGGGCGGCCAGCAGCAGCGCACTGCGATGGCGCGGGCGCTGGTCAAAGACGCAGATCTTGTTCTGTTCGACGAGCCGCTGGTCAACCTCGACTACAAACTGCGTGAAGAGCTCCGGCAGGAAATGCGCGAGCTGTTCAAGACGCGTCGCAGCATCGCCGTCTACGCGACCACTGAGCCCAACGAGGCGCTTGCATTGGGCGGAACCGCCACGGTGCTGCATGAAGGTCGAGTGATACAAAGCGGGCCGACGTCGGAGGTGTACCACCAGCCTAGCCAAATGCTCAGTGCCGAGCTGTTCTCTGAGCCGCCGATCAATCTGCTACCGGGCAGGATTGGCCCTAACGAGGTCAGCTTTCAGGACAGTCTGCATTTCCCGCTGAATGCGGATCTGCGGACTCTGAGCGAAGGCGACTATCAATTCGGCATTCGTCCGAGCCACATCGGCCTTGTGCCATCCAATGACGACGATCTTGAGGTGTCTGGGATCGTTGAACTCGCGGAAATCAGTGGCTCCGAAACCTTCCTCCACGTGCGCAACGACCACTTCAGTCTGGTGCTGCACCTGCAGGGCCTGCACGACTACGCCGTGGATTCGCCGATACGGGTGTACGTACCGACTCACAAACTGTTTGTGTTCGATGCCACCGGGCAGTTGGCCCAGGCACCGGCTCGACGCGTCTGA
- a CDS encoding sigma-54-dependent Fis family transcriptional regulator gives MADPAQSMSHQTLVEDSWNRCERYGLNPLSIPSFGQPTEQDVISLLERQHSLVQTTQREVLPYYENILSNSSCLILLADSRGQLLESWGDRRFVEPGQQRGFKPGASWMERDTGTNAIGTALASGQAVHIQRDEHFLKANRYLSGAASPIFDAQRQLIAVLDVSSDSYLPPSHTLGMVKMMSQSVENRLILNLFRDDYFQLSFNTGQDNLDSQWAGLLIFDECGIIVSANRRADTLLGETLTRTRIDRLFDIPLLQLINQPEEQPLALRAMGRHRFQGIVRRPHTPRVQPRDFRTTFRSEKPIDLAAIDQGDPQVQKAIRQAQLMLEKDVPILVHGETGVGKEVMVKALHAASSRAKAPLIAVNCAAIPHELIESELFGYEKGAFTGAHQKGSLGLIRKSDGGVLFLDEIGDMPLSLQARLLRVLQDRSVQPLGGGEPFPVDFRLVCATNRSLRQEVETGRFRRDLYYRVSALNVELPPLRLRRDKAMLFKRVWEQYREPHQWAGLSCEVQAAFERHPWPGNLRQLSNVIQVALALADDQPIRLEHLPNDFLAELEQPPSLHPTIAPHLPEGRHCMQADNSLESLYQTYNGNVSLLARQLGISRNTLYKRLREQGLYPA, from the coding sequence ATGGCCGATCCAGCCCAGTCCATGTCACATCAGACGCTGGTCGAAGACTCCTGGAACCGTTGTGAACGCTACGGGCTAAATCCGCTGAGCATTCCCAGCTTCGGCCAGCCGACAGAACAAGACGTCATTAGCCTGCTAGAGCGTCAACACAGCCTGGTGCAGACCACACAGCGCGAGGTACTGCCCTACTACGAGAACATCCTTTCGAATTCCAGCTGCCTGATACTGCTGGCGGACAGTCGCGGTCAGCTACTCGAGTCCTGGGGTGATCGTCGCTTCGTCGAGCCCGGACAGCAGCGTGGTTTCAAACCAGGCGCCAGCTGGATGGAACGCGACACTGGTACCAATGCAATTGGCACCGCGCTGGCCAGTGGGCAGGCCGTGCATATCCAGCGCGACGAACACTTTCTCAAGGCTAATCGTTATCTATCCGGCGCGGCATCGCCCATCTTTGACGCGCAACGCCAGTTGATTGCGGTACTCGACGTCTCCAGCGACAGCTACCTGCCGCCTTCGCATACGCTCGGCATGGTCAAGATGATGAGTCAGTCTGTCGAAAACCGACTGATCCTCAACCTGTTCCGGGATGACTATTTTCAGCTGAGTTTCAACACCGGCCAGGACAACCTCGACAGCCAGTGGGCCGGATTGCTGATTTTCGATGAGTGCGGAATTATTGTCTCGGCCAACCGGCGAGCCGACACCCTGCTTGGCGAAACGCTTACGCGCACGCGTATCGACAGGTTGTTCGACATCCCGTTATTGCAGCTGATTAATCAGCCAGAAGAGCAGCCTCTGGCCCTGAGAGCGATGGGCCGCCATCGCTTTCAGGGCATCGTGCGGCGCCCCCACACCCCGCGCGTTCAACCACGCGACTTTCGCACGACGTTCCGATCAGAAAAACCCATCGATCTGGCCGCCATCGATCAGGGCGATCCGCAGGTTCAGAAGGCTATCCGACAGGCCCAGCTGATGCTGGAAAAAGACGTCCCGATTCTTGTGCACGGCGAAACAGGCGTTGGCAAGGAGGTGATGGTCAAGGCACTGCATGCGGCCAGTTCGCGGGCGAAGGCGCCGCTGATTGCGGTGAATTGCGCAGCAATTCCCCATGAGTTGATCGAGTCCGAACTGTTCGGCTATGAAAAAGGCGCCTTCACGGGCGCACATCAGAAAGGCAGCCTCGGTCTGATTCGCAAGTCGGACGGGGGTGTGTTGTTCCTCGATGAGATCGGCGACATGCCGCTGAGCCTACAAGCGCGTCTATTGCGCGTGCTGCAGGACCGCAGCGTTCAGCCGCTCGGGGGTGGAGAACCCTTCCCGGTCGACTTCCGGCTGGTATGCGCAACAAACCGCTCGCTGCGCCAAGAGGTAGAGACTGGGCGCTTCCGTCGAGATCTGTACTACCGAGTGAGCGCGCTTAACGTGGAGCTTCCGCCGTTGCGACTGCGCCGTGACAAAGCAATGTTGTTCAAGCGGGTATGGGAGCAATACCGCGAGCCCCATCAGTGGGCTGGGCTCAGTTGCGAGGTACAGGCGGCATTCGAGCGTCACCCATGGCCCGGCAACCTGCGGCAATTGAGCAACGTCATACAGGTTGCCCTGGCATTGGCAGACGACCAGCCGATAAGGCTGGAACATTTACCGAATGACTTCCTGGCGGAGCTGGAGCAACCGCCTTCTTTGCATCCAACAATCGCACCGCACCTGCCGGA